In Lolium rigidum isolate FL_2022 chromosome 3, APGP_CSIRO_Lrig_0.1, whole genome shotgun sequence, the genomic window GCTGCCATGCAGCTTTGTTGGAGCAAGCGGCCGGAGAGCTCACTGCCATGAAGCTTTGCGCAGAGGAGCATAGTGACCGGAGGGCCTCACTATCATGGAGCTCGTGTGGATGAGCACGACACCCGGAGGAGCTCACGCGGAGGGTCACGCCGGCAAGAGATCAGAGGAGCTGGCCACCTTGGAACTCAATGTCGACATGATAAATGAGGACTGCCTACTTGAAGAACAAGGTGGATGACAGATGGGTCAGACTagttatagtggttagtatcataggTGTAGTAACATAAAATGCTACATTTATtaagttgtagactcatcttgctttgaaatgtgtgatgtgatggtaacatagctagttaccactatGCTCTCTTTACTCAATTAATAACATTCCATATCATCAAAATGCTTAGcattacatgttattgatgttacTACCTACGCTACACCCTACTATGAGTAATCTCACGATGAGGGTCACCCCGGCAAGATATCAAAGGTTCTAGCTACCTTGGAACTCGATATCAAGATGGGCTGTCGTTTGGTTTGGTGTTAATACCACATGGATTAGCAGGAGTAATAAGCCGTTACAACGAATACTTAACCGTTGGGCAAATGTCAGAATACACGCGTGAGGTGGTAATACATATCGAATATCTAACCAGTGCACCCTGCGAAAATGTCATCCTCGAGCAGAGACGGGTTCTCCTATGTATTTTCATGACCGCTTTAGTTTATTCTGTAAAAGCCTATTGTTCGAACGCTCGGACTAATAAACATAACTATATGAAGAGTAGGTCGATAATTTTTTCAGAAAATATGCAAGATCATCAAGAGCTAAGCAGccacaaaccaaaaaaaaaatctcccgTGTAGCTCTCCTTTAGCGGCCTTAGAGGCCCCTAACCCTACCACCTCTAGACCCCCCCCCCGGGTGTCCTCTCCCTCGCCACTGCTGGTCAACCTGCAGCGGCAGACCTcccccaccaccttctcctctatCACGAGCTACGTCACAATTCTGTCGTTGGTTCGAGTTTTCGTGGGCGCAATTTTGGGCTGCCTCACGATCTTGGAGGCTTCTCTACACATGGAGGGGTCGTCACCCTTCATCGGTGTGCTCGAGCATCGGGGCCATGGACGCCGTCCTTGGGCACCATCGGTGCCATAGGCTGGGGCCACGCCCCTCATTAGCATGGGTCCCACGGTGTCGTGCTCCACCAGATCTGGCCAGTGTGGTCGGTCTGTCGCCATGGCCAACAACCTTGGCGCTTGATTTGTTGCCTGGATTCACTTTTGTTCCACACATATTTTATTtgtgtcgtcttcttcctctactgGTGGTCATCATTGGGTTGTGTTCTCTGTGGCTGGCTGTGTGGCTGTGGGGTTGGTGTGTTGCGCTTGTGGCTTGTGTTCTCGGAGGGTAGTTAGGTTGTTTCCTAGTACTCTGGAGCGGTGGCTCCAGGTTGTGGGAACGAAGACGCCTGTGTGGCGGGTGGCGTTGTGAGGGTATTGGTCAGTTTCCTCGACCGTGAAGACAAAATTGTTGTTTGTGTGGAAAACACTCGTGGTCTAGAGGTCGCTAGATTGGTTTCTCCAGTCTATATCTAAGCAATGTCTTCTCTGAACCCGTTTCACCTTGCAGTGTGCGGTTTTTTGGTTGATGAAAGCTTTTCTGGTACGTAGCCAGTTTCCAGAGCGAAAGCCTTGCCAAACAATGTCGGTGCCGGCGATGGCAATGCTTTTGATCGTCGTTCCCTCCCGGGAGGCATCACCGTGAGTTTGTCCCCTTCAACCTTGGCCTCAAATGAAAATGTTAGTCTAGTTTGATGGACCGGTTGGCGGCAATGCTTAGGCTTTGTTCCCTTCCTGGAAGTGCCATCCTATGATCCTTGATTTTCTTCGGCTACTTGTCAGGGGATGGTTTTGGTGGGTGTTTGTTATGTTGGCACATAATGTGGTCTCGCTCGCGGCGGTGGCCGGGCTTGGAGCTTTTTCTCCCATGGTGTTCAGGTTTCTTGTTTCCATTCGGTGCTCAGGGTGAGATATATGTCTTCCAACGGTGTGGTGCCCTTCGAGCAAAGGCGAGGGGCAGTGGTCCCGGCCCTCTTTGATGAAGGATTAATGATAGCAGGATGACATCTCCCCCTTTCGAAGTAGCCAAGACCTATATCCTAAGAGCTTGCTAAGATTTTGACGTACTCCCTCTCGGGacggatacatccaaatttagataaatctcgaACAAATTTCCATCTACTATTCTTCACCGCACCTGCGCATGTGCTTTCAATGTAAGCTGGTTTTTTTAGACAAAATAGATGTCTCACTTTTATCTAAATACGACCAATAAGAGCAGTAGTCCTCGAGGGCAAAGGAAGGATATACCTTCATCCTCAGAAAATAGGAAGTCGCAGATATTTCGAATTTAATTTACTTGCAAAACTTAATAGTTGAGTTTTATTAATTAAATCCATGTCTGAAAGAAAGTGAAGTGAAGGATAATAACTACACATGAAATATGGATGAAAAGGATGCACAAAACCGGACAAATATTTCCAATTATTGCCATGTACGTCCATGGTTGTCTTCATAGCGCGTCGAGAATCGAGACCTGTTTGTCAAGGTGTATACATGGTTGAAGGACACAGCGAAAAATATTTTTATCCAACATAGATGACAGGGTGATCAAGGGATTGGTATGACATCACCTTAGGCCACTAGTAGAAATATCTTATAGAAGAAAACAATAGTGACGGCAAGCTCTGAAAAGACCACGTTGCCGGTATTTTGCCAACATACATGCGGCGTGATACATCAGAAAACAATGCCGCAGATTTTGGCTACTGGCAGCGTGGCAGAAGGAATGGACGCCTCTGCTATGGTGACCCCAGTGACCCGGCCCGAACAAGAAAACATACGGTGTAGCACATTGTGCTACGCCGCCCGTATAACACGTACCAACGATGTAGCCTAGTGTGACACACCGCATATATATAGTGTGGGCCCACCTACCTGGAAGGGAGACTTGTTCGACCTCACCCCGCGCGTTGTTGGTATCACTTCATCTCCCCCAACTACGCCGCCACCTCGGATCCACCCCTCACAGCCCCGCCTCACACCACGGCGCAATGGATCCATCCCACCCCATGCCGTCGTTTATCCACTGCACCCCATGACGTTGTTTCCATGCCCATGTGCCACAGCCTCTGTCCACACCACTATCGAcccaccgcgccgcctcctcATTGAGTGTCGAGCCACCGTCTCCCTCCATTTTGATAGAATTGTATGTTATATGTGTAGTGGTAGTTgtatgttttgcaggtttttgtATTTGTTACATAAAAATTTATTTGATTTAGATTGTGGTTCGAAAATACTCAGTCGATCTGTCGGGCCGCCGCTCGATTAGTGTCGCGCCACCGTCTTTCATATAAAATTGCTAGTTGACTTCCGTGCCGTTGCCTCCCTATCTTGATAAAAAAAAAATGACAGTGCTAGTTGATTGTCGCGTCACTGCCTCCCTACCCTGATCTAAAATGAAATTGCTAGTTGATATATGATTTGTGTCTATATGATTTAGATGATGAACATTGTGTAGTAGATTCAAAACTTTCCTATTCTTTTATACAGGATATGGCACCGTGCAGAGTTTGTAAGAATGAACATCCTCATGGCCCTAATGTGTTGGGCTCCCGGTTCCATAACATGATGAGACCTAGGAATTTCGAGAATTCGGTGGTACAATGAATTAGTATTTTTCCATACATTTATATCCATTTTATAGCCCCATTTATGTAATGCATATAGGTGCTGTGCAAACTATCCGTCCAATATAAGGTTGCAGTTTAATAAAATTACAGGAGAGTCTGCACACTAACTATATGCATTACATAGTTGGCCACCTATGTAATGCATATAGTTGGCCACCTATAGTTGGGGCTTTTGGTAGGTATATACGACTTTGACTTCGGCCAAACCTTATATTTTTTAACAGAGGGAGTaacaagattttgttttagaaaatatattactccctccaattcatattacttgccattGATATGGATGTATgtagaactaaaatatatctatataCATCTATACTAGAATCAACTAatatgggtcggagggagtattaaatgcAGGAGTACAAATGTCTGGATTAGCGAGAATAGTATCCACAATACATCTTGTCCCAACAGTTTATTTCGTTTATCCATGGTTGATTTCCTTAGCATGCTAATCATACGTGCTACAATCTCCGAATTTTATGATACTTTACATGGAGTGCCGAACCGAATGCTGTGGACCCATTATCTGGAAAAGAGAGAATGCCATGGTGTGACATGGAGTCACGTCTCTGATGTCATAACCAATTAGACTAAGAGTGACAAACGAAGTCTAACACCTAATATGCCTTCGTTCTCCCATGAGGCAACCATGACTACTCCACCACACTCATCTGGCATAGCTAGCGAGCTTGTCATTTCAGCTAGCAGCGGCAGTGTCGTGCTTGACGGGGCCTAGCCTTAAAGTTAGTTCACTTTTAGGCGATAATATACGTTATATGCATCAAACAGGTCCAGATCTAGGGAATGTGTGACGGTGCAGCCTAAAGATTTATTCACAAACGAAAGAGAGGAAATGATCTATGCGCCCGCACTAACCCGTAAAGGATGAAGAAGGAGCTTCTTAACCTATTGCCACCATCTAAATACATTCTTATATGTCCTAGAACATATTCCGAGATTCTTGTAGAAGTTTGGCCTCCGGCTAGCTAGTGATCAGGATGTCTTGATCATCCTGATCTATAAATAGCCCCCTTCTCTTCGACATCTTATTAAGCCCTAACAGTAAGCCACATTCGAGCGTCTTACATTATCCTAGCTCATCAAGCTCTAGTATTGTCCCTTTCTTCCAATCATGTCGATGATAAATATGTCCAGGGACCCCTTGGTCGTCGGGCACATTGTTGGGGATATCGTGGACCCTTTCATGACCACTGCGTCGTTCAGGATCTTCTTCAACAACAAGGAAATGACGAACGGGTCTGAGCTCAAACCATCTCAGGTGTTCAAGGTTCCAAGAGTTTATATTGGTGGGCGAGACATGAGGAACCTCTACACGCTTGTAAGTGTGCATGCTGGATAATCTTTTTTTTAAGACGCTTCACGTAATTAAGATGGCGTCGATTAATCAGCTGTGGTTTTGTTTTCATGTGTTTAACTTAAATTCCGAGACTGGTCCTTGCTAGAAGATAATTTAATTAAGTTCCCGCGTGTCTACATATATTAGTTGACCCAGCTCAGGATATCTCCTAAAGCGTCTACAATAGCCCCTGGAAATATTGAATGGAAGCAAGGAATATAAATTTCGTGTCGACTTCTAGAGCCTTGAGGTGGTGCGTCTGTTAGTTGATAATCCTACTCACTTCTGTAAGGTGCAGTATTTGGAGCACAACTCAGTTGTAGTTTGAATTGCGACCTAATTTTGCATAATGGTAACACCATAATATTGTGGATTTGTCTGCGGTCGTTAAAATTTTGCATATTGGTCAATGGTAACTCAGTATATGATAGCATTGGATATTTTATGAATTGGTGAAAGAGATATAACTCACAATCTTATCTAGGTGAAGGTAGATATTGTGGATTTGTCTGCAGTCGTTaaaattttgcatattggtaactCAGTATATGATAGCATTGGATTTTTTATGAATTGGTGAAAGAGATATAACTCGCAATCTTTTTATCTAGGTGATGGTAGACCCTGATGCACCTAGTCCCAGCAACCCTACTGAAAGAGAGAACCTTCATTGGTAAGCTCTTCCGTTTAACTTTTCGCCACGCGCGCGCCTGAGTGGTAATCCACACACCGTCTCCGGCCAGTACAAGTTCACTTTATATGCATGCCCTCGGGTATGCTGCTCTTCGTGGTTGATTAGAGGAACATACGTACTATCGTCTCAACATAGTACTAATTGCCACTTTCTCTTCCATGTCTAGGTTGGTAACTGACATTCCAGAGACTACTGATGCAAGCTTTGGTAAGTGATTTAACCTAGTGTTTCCGTCTTGTTCAAGTTGTTCAAGACAATTAATGTTTTAAGTTCCGGCGCCCACAAAGCCAAAGACACCGTCAGGGTTTCTATGCTACAAATCAAATAAATAAACATGTAATTAGGATTGCATTTAAAGAGAACACGATTCTAATTTGACCTTAAGCTTCAGCGAATCGTGGAACGTCAATTACACTCCAACATTTTCTGTAGGTTTGGATTATCAGAAGACATGATTATAGTCAGCAGTGTCAAAAGGATATGTATTTTTTTTAAGACACTGTCAAAAGGGCATGTACAGTACAGACGAACTTTTCATGCATCCCAaaaatttctgaaaaaaatagaTCTCCATCTCAGCATGTAAAAAATAtatttgtttcaataaaaagagaCACTTGTTATGCTCAATCCGGCTTTGAGATTTAGTTGCATCATGCAGTTGCATTGCGTCAAGTGGAACACATGTTTAATTGGTGAATACATGCATAAAACACGAGTATTCTGTATTGTActttgattcacttgtttactacaCTATATGCAACAGGAAATGAAATTGTCCCCTATGAGAGTCCACGCCCAACAGCAGGAATCCATCGTTTCGTGTTCATCCTGTTTAGGCAGTCAATCAGGCAGGCCACCTATGCACCAGGGTGGAGAGCAAACTTCTGCACAAGGGACTTTGCAGCGATCTACAATCTTGGACCACCTGTCGCTGGGATGTACTTTAACTGCCAAAGAGAGAATGGATGTGGTGGCAGAAGGTACATTAGGTAATATAGTTGGGGCATTACCTCACATATATATACCAATATAGTTGTTTCAAGTGTGTGTTTTTGCCTCTCTGAAGGTAAAATAGTAATTGGGAGATGAGTATATTCCTGAAGCATAACATATGCTTGGATGTATTGGGGGGTGTTGTGTTGTATGTGTTGTGTTGGCATTGTATCCTAGCACAAGATAAGAACTTTATATGGTGGTACACTAAAGACTGCAGCATGTCCTTATTCCCGTTAGCTCTAATTCCAAGGAGTTTCGAGTTAATATATTTCCAGAAGTTAGAAAATTACATGATCTGGTAGATACGCaaatcactggtagaaaaacgctcatctataccggttccagaggggcattcgtaccggtttctcaaccggtataaattatccggcactaaagccccccctttcgtaccggttgcttacgaaccggtataaaagggtcctccacgtgggccaccaggagagctcagggccaaggagctttggtaccggttggtaatacgaaccggtaccaaaggttcccacccgcggcagggaatttgcccgaatcttcgccgcggcagagaattgaagttttagggttttggaggggtttagggatatcgcggtttgtttcatatcgcgtcgatgcaccagaaacgcctttgggtttaggtagtacatgaagattaaGATGATGCATAACAAGTTGGTGCAtacaatataacacacatgtaattgcataagatcgcaaattaagaagcactatgcatgaagatcgatcttcatgcattctctccgaggcgtactctatatatgtatattacatgtagcatagtggtactcttcgattcaactatatatgtaacatgtacatcttcattcatagtggaactctgcgaatggtggtatgacgtcccgaaggaagaatcccgccaattcatcgcctattgctatgaagcggtcatcgattgagagcttgttccgctttcttgacaactataaaagaataagatacaaatgaatacatgagctatgtgtgtgtgtgtgtatatatatattcaaaccacaatgaaacaactattactgaaactcagcacaacttatgataagaaaacaaatttgtgaatactgttttcgtacctctttatttcttttattattcattctctcgctgtggatgtactcgcaaacgtagaatccacagagatcagtcccttgtggttgttgcgggcatttctttacaagaatataattcaatcaaacaatagttaagtatgataattaaaggtgtgtggacctaggtagtactacttactttcgccttccatcgcagcttcggtggccattcatgggacttatcttccttgatgaaagtttcccacacgctgcccgacaaaagaaaatgcataaaagagttatcaattagttcatagcaggaaattaacgaaacaaaccgataagaattaaaattaccttttgagcattaaataacaagacaagtatagttccgattttttgcttagtgagtcaaagacttcaacttctccaattttcatattgatgacgagaagaataaagtgaaacctacgcacgtttaaatatgtagtgtcatatatataagtcattagttaaaattttgacatacggtgagcaaaatataatgtgttataagacaagtaagactcactcgaagttgtaaggccaaattattagccttttgtcatgttgtcgcttcaaaaaccttagcaaaatctccggtgtatccttgttatagacgggatcttctatggttttaacatgcattgtgtgcgggtcaatgaacccaatgtccgtgatttcgtcccttttgcattcgagcatcttcgatccgcataatatagcgcacaaaggattataatctgcgtacaatgaacgagctgagctaaagacttctcaaattaaataaatcacttacagacaataggaactgatgatagatttgtcgagagcccggagattgtataactggaaaagctcattgaagtcaacgttcacatagtattcctggaagtagtgctcttcactaactcgcaccatgatagtctcgatcccttcctttgaggcattaaggtaccacgaatgcaagttacgcatacatgttggtagcttcctgagattctcggaccaaatctttcccttgaacaaattgatatgctcgttcagcgaaggcgtaatcggttgtgtcttgtcgagaactttcaacgggcttcccgtcaaacaccttgagaggggcaaccgattgaacgggttgttgtccgagctggtagacttggtgtatcccttttatctccctgatacccgattgaacgggttttgtcgcctcgatcatcttgtcatacgacctttcaatagaacgcctatagtcggatggcggcgatggtacagggtcatatagattctcaacggtacgcacaactttcaccggatctagtgtcttctcgaaaggtatctccggcactttcggtgcaaaaaaattTCACCTCGGCCTCGaacggcttcctggttttcctcgggagttttttcccaaggtaacttctcaatgggcggcagtgctttctcctttctagctttcttcctaggcggcgtaccgttccgcttaacggacgtggtcttacgcggaggatctcgaggtggtggactcacactggggtccctctcaggtaggtgtggactttgctgctcacgaggactgccaccaggaggagtcgatggcatttgctgctcatgtgtaggagtcggtggcctttgcaaaaggacgacgtacttcttcggccatagggcgaaaccgtgcttgacatcggccagtgtccactcatcttcacctctaggaatatcaagctccactgtttcaaaacccggaacaacttcatccaccccgacacgaacacagccaggtggaatgggcatatgatggtgcattgctccatcttcacttgggtacacatagccgaccgccaccttaacgcgacgcggtcctgaataacatatgtagctcgcaatctgtcttctccgtgacataatccacggggtagcttcctccacacccgtcaagatgcgaggaaccgacactgcttcttcactgagatggggcagcatcgccatgtggatcctgtagaaacagcggctgatcaggtgccctctgatttctctcaagagcctccaccctagttaacaattccgttacaatgtcggcgtccttcttcttctttcgcgaacggcttctataagtgtcagcgctgtccggccacgcttccttcatggtgagacccgggcgagctcgtacccgtccaacgtgttcgtgGTTCCCCGcagcgagtgtcggctcgtcattctctcgatcgggaatgtactctccctttctgaccttattaattgcatctacaagctttggtacaattgactcaattttttccttccattttcccttcgcaacgatcagccctgtctttgggtccaaccctgccccatgagcaaacaaccagaacttggaccgttcgggccagtcccatgtccgtggagtgattccatcattcatcagctttattctcaaacgctgtccacttcggaatggcactcttgtagccaccgaccccaaatgatgcggaagtttcttctttgaagcattttcggtatttttcttcgatcgggacacaaaagtagacgattgcttatactccttaaatgcgggccgttgagcttttatcttcactagattatcatcgaatactggatcttcattcttatatttgtcccatagatttttcttccaggtctggaattgtatggccatcttcttctatgtccattccttgacttctttcttctggccttccgtcatgtcttccggtaggctgaactttgtcagtagcgtgtccgaaagaaattttttcatcgtctcgttgacataactagcaccactctccgcgttcttcggcttatgcaactcttgaatgctgatcggtacatgatccctaacaagaactccggcttgacttgtaaatttgcggcaaaactctttgggatgctctggttcaccattagccttgaatgccgtgagggctaaccttccctcgccctttagcacccgcgtcgggcctcgttttgatctaacagacttgctcgatgatccagaaggctaaaagaaaaaaatattcgttaataagtgcaatacaaataaatgaatgcatctagagatgaacatatagactaattgatacatagatatacacctcgccggagtttgtgatggacacttcgttgtctcttctaatttgttcagactcaagtccctcgccgaaatcattcagaaagtcttggaactcgttgtcatctccatcgtcgggttccgtaccacgggcactatcatagatcaatttctgcaccgcttcttccccctcctcatctcggacgaaggtgccgtcctccatacctcaatgtcactcg contains:
- the LOC124699792 gene encoding protein FLOWERING LOCUS T-like; the protein is MSMINMSRDPLVVGHIVGDIVDPFMTTASFRIFFNNKEMTNGSELKPSQVFKVPRVYIGGRDMRNLYTLVMVDPDAPSPSNPTERENLHWLVTDIPETTDASFGNEIVPYESPRPTAGIHRFVFILFRQSIRQATYAPGWRANFCTRDFAAIYNLGPPVAGMYFNCQRENGCGGRRYIR